GCGCTCCCCCCGATGGAGTCGCGCCATGTGATGCGCATCGCCGATGCGCTCGAGAACGATCCCCGCGCCCGCTTCCGCCGACCCTAACCTTTCAGCAGCTCGTCGGCGATGCGCTTGACGTCGCCGGCCTCCACCTGGCCCTTGTGGGTCTTCATGATGTCGCCGACCAGCCGCCCCGCCTGCCTGGGATCGCCCACGCCGAGGGCCGCGATGCGCTCCCGCACGAGCGCCCGGACCGCCTCGTCGTCCATCGTCTTCGGCAGATGGCCCTCGCAGAACGCGATCTCGAAGCGCAGGTCGGCGGCCTGGGCCGCCCCCCGCTCGCCCGCCTTCTCGAACTCGGCCAGCGCCTTCTGCAGCTGCTTGCGATAGGCCCCGATGACGTCCAGCACGAGGGCGTCGTCCACCTCGCCCGACGCCCCCTTGGCGGTGCGGCGCTCCTGGATCCTGGTCTTGAGCATCCGCACCACGTTGGCGGTCTTCGTGTCCCTGGCCCGGATGGCCCGGGTGAGCGTCTCGTTGAGCGTCTGCTCGAGTGCCATCGATCTCCTCTAGGCCAGCCAGTCGGCCAGCTCGGTGAGCGTGGACAGCTCGCGATCCGGCCGCGGCTCTCCGCGCGCCAGCCGCTTGCGGTTGATCCACGCCGTCGGCACCCCGTGATGTCGCGCCGGCGTCACGTCGTGGAAGTGGCTCTGCGCCGCGTGGAGCCAGCGCGCGCCGCCCAGGCGCTGCCGCGCGGTCACGAAGTGCCCGGGGGCCGGCTTGTACGAGCCGACCTGCTGCGCGGTCACGATCGGATCGAACGGCACCGTGAAATGTCGGCGGGTGCCCTCGAGCAGATCGTCGTCGACGTTCGAGAGGATCCCGAGCCGATAGCCGGCCTTGAACAGCCGCTCGAGCGCGGCGTTCGTGTCGGGGAACGGGATCCAGAACGGCAGGCTCTCGGGCAGGAAGCCGGCCTTCGACTCGGGCAGCGCCCAGCCGAGCCGGGTCGCCACCCGCCGCGCGGTCTCGACCAGCACCTCGCGGTATCGCCGGTATCGCTCGGCCTCCACCTCCGCCTCGACCTCCTCGTAGACCTCGAGCGCGCGGCGGGCAGAGACCGCGTCGCCGGTCTCCGCGATCGCGCGCTCGAAGGCTCCCCGGATGCCCGCGTCCCAATCGATCAGGGTGCCGTAGCAGTCGAAGGTGATGACGTCGTACGGACGCGACGCGCTCATCGGGTCCCGCGCCGGCCGCCGGTCAGCCGAGCGCCGGCCGCTGCTGCGCCCACGGCCGCGCCCCCTCGAAGGCGGCCGAGGCCTGCAGCACGCGCAGGTCGGCCAGTCGCGGCCCGACGATCTGCAGGCCCACCGGCATGCCGGTGGACGTGAACCCGGCGGGCACGGTGGCGGCGGGCTGGCCGGTGAAGTTGAACGGGTAGCTGAAGCCCGCCCACGGGAACCAGTCCCACGCATGCTGCGGGTAGTGCGCCGGATTGAGCCGGCCGACCTCGAAGGCGGCCACCGACACCGTCGGGGTCAGCAGCAGGTCGTAGGTGTCGAAGAGCGCGCGGACCGCGTCGCAGTAGCCGTGCTTGCGCCCGCGCATCACGACGTACTCCTCGGCGCTGTAGCGACGGCCGTCCTCGAGCGCCGCCACGAGCCCGGGGTCCATGCGCGAGCGGAACCGATCGAGGAACGAGGCGTAGTTGCCCGCGTAGTGCGCGTTCCACATGAGGTGGATCATCTCGCGGGTGTCGGGCAGGCTGACCTTGGCGTCCTCCACCACGCAGCCCAGCTCCTGGAAGGCCAGCGCGGCGCGCCTGGCCACGTCTCCGATCTCGGGGTCCACGCGCAGGCACCCGAGGTCGAGGCTAACGCCCACCCGCAGGCCGCGCACACCGTCTCCGAGCCGGCCCGCGTAGTCGGCCGGCGGCGCGTCGAGGGACTGGCGATCCCAGTCGTCCGGCCCCGCCATCACGCCCAGCATGAGCGCGGCGTCGGCCACCGTGCGGGTCATGGGCCCCACGTGGGAGACCGAGTCGGTGTTGGAGACCGGCCACATGGGCACGCGGCCGAACGTGGGCTTGAGCCCGTAGATGCCGCAGAACGCCGCGGGCACGCGGATGGAGCCCGCGCCGTCCGAGCCCTGATGGAGCGGGCCCAACCCGGCCGCCGCCGCGGCGCCCGCGCCCGCGCTCGATCCGCCCGAGGTCATCCCGAGATTCCACGGATTGCGCGTGATGCCGGTGAGCGGGCTGTCGCCGAGCGCCTTCCAGCCGAACTCGGGGGTGGTGGTCTTGCCCACGAGGATCGCGCCCGCCTCCCGCAGCCGCCGCACGAAGGGGGCATCCACCTCGCCCACCCGCTGCGCGAACACGTGCGAGCCGAACTTCGCGGGCACGCCCTGCACCAGCGCCAGATCCTTGATCGACACCGGGATCCCGTGGAGCGGACCGAGGCGGCCGCCGGCCATCACCGCGTCCTCGGCCGCGCGGGCCGACGCCAGCGCGGCGTCCGCGGTCACCGTGCAGAACGCGTTGATCGTGGGGTTGACCTGCTCGATGCGCTCCAGCACCGCGCGGGTCAGCTCCACCGGCGAGAGCGCCTTCGAGCGGATGCGCGGGATCAACTCGGTCGCGGGCGTGTAGGCGAGATCGGTCGCGTTCATGAGGCCTCCGGGGCGAGGGGGTCGGCCGCCGCGTCGAATGGTAGCACGGTCATCCGCGGGCCGGCGGCAGCGTGACCGCCACGCCGGTCACCCGCGTGAACCGCGCGGCCAGCCGCTCCGCGAAGGACGACGTGTCGAGCGCGTTGTCGGAGCCGGCCCGCCGGGCTTCCGCCGCCCGCACGAGCCCGCGCATGCAGCCGGCCGCCTCGTAGTAGGCGAGGCGCGCCGCGTCGAGCGGCCGCGTGCGACGGTAGCGCGCGAGATACCGTGCGGTCATGACCGAGCGCAGCCCGGCCAGGAGCGGACGCAGCGCGGACGGCACCGGGAACAGCTCGATCGGCGTGAGGCGCAGGATGACCAGCGTGGCCGCCACGTCGCATTCGGCATCGGCGACCAGCACGTTCGGCCAGTCCAGCACCGCGCCGACGCGGCCGCCGACGGCGAGGAGGTTCTGCGGGTGGAAGTCGCCGTGGCAGATGACGGATGCCCCGCCGGCCGGCCGGTGGTCGAGCAGCCATCGCAGGCCCGACGACAGGCCGGGGAGCGCGCCCTCGCCGATGCGGCGCTCGAGCGCGGCCAGGTGGGTACCCAAAGCGACCGCGCGCCGGTCGAAGCCGCCGCCGGCCGCGCGGCCCTCGTCGTCGAGGGCGCGGAGCAATATCTCGGCGTCGAGCGCGTGCAGACGCAGGTGCATGTCGGCCAGCGCGGCGCTGACGCCCCACGGCCGGGCCTCGAGGAGCGGGCGCCCGGCCGCGCGCTCCATCACGAGGAAGCCGGCGCCGAGCGGCTCGCGGTCGGCGCGGGCGGCCAGCACGCGGGGCACCGGGTAGCCGAGCCCGGCCAGGGCGTTCTGGATGGCGCGCTCCCTCAGCGCCCGCTCCGGATCCTGCGCCGGGCTCAACACGCGCAGGACGAGCGGGCCGGACCATGCCGCGGGCGCGCCGCGCAGACGGAAGCCGAAGATCCGAGTGTCGTAGCCGCCGCTGATCGCGGTCGGCGGCTCCGCGTAGTCGAGGGTCGCCGCGGGCAGGGCCGAGCGGAGGTAGTCGAGAAGGGCGGGAGCGAGCGCCGCGGTGGGGATCTTCTCAGTCGCCCGCGGCGGACAGGTCGGGCGGCGCGGGCAGGAGCCCCGGCCGCAGGAAGGCGGACAGGTGCGTGAGGACGAAGGCGTAGTCGAAGGCAATCTCGCGGAGATAGTCGTAGCGGCCCGAGGACCCGCCGTGTCCGGCCTCCATGTTGACCTTGAAGAGGGGCGGCACCGCCGCGCTCCCGATCGCGCGCAGACGGGCCACGTACTTGGCCGGCTCCCAGTACATCACCTGGCTGTCGTTGAGCGAGGTCTTCACGAGCAGCGCGGGATACGGGCGCGCGGCCAGGTTCGTGTACGGGCAGTACGTCCTCATGTAGTCGTACTGCTCGCGGATCTTGGGATTGCCCCACTCCTCGAACTCGCCCACCGTCAGCGGCAGTGACTCGTCCAGCATGGTGTTGATGACGTCCACGAAGGGGACCCGGAGGATCGCCGCGCTCGCGCAGTCGGGACGCAGATTGAGCACCGCCCCGATCAGGAGGCCGCCCGCGCTGCCGCCCTCGATGATCAGCCGGTCGGCGGCGGTGTAGCGGCTCTGCGCGAGGAAGTCGGCCGCGGCCACGAAATCGGTGAACGTGTTGCGCTTGTGCATCATGCGGCCGTCGTCGTGCCACCGCTTGCCCATCTCCCCGCCGCCGCGGATGTGGGCGATCGCCACCGTCACCCCGCGGTCGAGCAGGCTCAGCCGGTTCGAGGAGAAGCCGGCCGGATACGGGAAGCCGTACGCCCCGTAGCCGGCCAGCAGCATCGGGCTCGATCCGTCGGAGGAGATCTCGGCGCGGCGCACCAGCGAGATCGGAACGCGCGTGCCGTCGGCGGCGACCGCGTGGATGCGCTCCGAGCGGTATTGCCCCGGGTCGTAGCCGCCGAGCACCGGGGCCTGCTTGAGGAGCAGCAGCCGGCGTTCCGCGATCTCGTAGTCGAACACCGAGGCCGGCGTGATCAGCGACTGGTAGCGCAGGCGGTAGGCTCCGGTCTCGAACTCGGCGTTGGCGTCGGCGTCGAGCTCGTAGGTGGGCTCGGGGAACTCCACGTGATGATGGCCGCCCGCGCGGGCCTCGGTGATGCGCAGCCGGATGAGCCCGTCCTCGCGCTCCTGGACGACGTAGTGATCGGCGAAGACTTCCACCTCCTCCAGCATCACGTCGTCGCGATGGGCGATCAGCTCGCGCCAGCGCCCGGGGTGCGTATCGTCCACCGGGGTGACCACCAGGCGGAAGTTCCGGCGGCCGCCGCCGTTGGTGCGGATGTAGAAGACGTCGCCGTCCGGCCCGCGGCCGTGGTCCACCTGGTACTCGTGGTCCCGCTCGCGCGGCAGGATCGTGCGCCACGCCGCCGCGGGATCGTCGGCCGGGCAGAAGCGCACCTCGGTGCTGGTGAAGCTGCCGGAGATCACGAACAGGTAGGCGAGGCTCCGCGACCGGCCCACGTGCAGCCGGAAGAGCGCATCCGTCTCCTCCAGGAGGAGATCGGCCACCGCGACCCCGAGCCGGTGGCGGTGCAGCTGGTACGGCCGCTTGGCCTCGTCCTCGGTCACGTAGAAGAGCGTCTGGTTGTCCGCGGCCCACGCCAGCGCGCTCACCTTCTCGACCCGGTCGGACAGCAGCGCGCCGGTCTCGAGGTCCTTCACGTGGAGCGTGAACTCGCGGAAGCCGGTCACGTCGGTGGTGTAGGCGAGCCGCCGGCCGTCGTCGCTCACCGCGGCCGCGCCCAGCGCCAGGAACGGGTGGCCCTCGGCGAGCCGGTTGAGGTCGAGCATCACCTGCTCCGGCGCCTCCAGGCTCCCGGCCTTGCGACACAGGATCGGATACTGCTTGCCCTTCTCGGTACGCGAATAGTAGAAGAACCCGCGGCGCCGGTAGGGGACGGTCTGGTCGTCCTCCTTGATGCGCGCCAGCATCTCCGCGTAGAGGGTCTCCTGGAAGGCCTCGGTCGGCTTCATCACCGCGTCGGTGTAGGCATTTTCCGCGGTGAGGTACGCGGTCACCTCGGGGTCGTCCTTCTCGCGCATCCAGAAGTAGTCGTCCTCCCGCACGTCGCCGTGGACGGTGTCGACCTTCGGCACCCGCTTGGCGACCGGAGGGCTGGGCCACATGCCCCGCACCGTACCACAGCGGGTGCTCCTCCGGACCGCGCGCTGGCTGCGCCGCGGGAGGGCCGGGTACACTGACGGCTCGACCCCCATGCCCGAGCTTCCCGACGTCACCGTCTATCTGGAGGCCCTCCACGGGCGCATCCTCGGCGCGCGGCTCCTCGGCCTGCGGCTCGCCAATCCCTTCGTGTTGCGCTCGGTGGATCCTGCACCCGCCGAGGTCGCCAGCCGCACCGTCACGCGCCTGCGGCGCCTCGGCAAGCGCCTCGTGATCGTGCTCGAAGGCGATCACTTCGTGGTGATCCACCTGATGATCGCGGGCCGGCTCCACTGGAAGGAATCGGGCGCGCGGGTGCCCGGCAAGATCGGCCTGGCCGCGTTCGACTTCTCGACCGGCACCCTGACCCTCACCGAGGCGGGATCGAAGCGCCGCGCCGCCATCCACCTGGTGCGGGGCGAGGCCGCGCTGGCCGAGCACGATCCGGGCGGGATCGAGCCGCTCGACGCCGACGTGGCGGCCTTCGGCGCGGCGCTCACCGCCGAGTCCCACACCCTCAAGCGCGCGCTGACCGATCCGCGCATCCTGAGCGGGGTGGGCAACGCCTACTCCGACGAGATCCTGCACCGCGCGCGCCTCTCCCCGGTGCGGATGACGCGTGCGTTGACCGAGGAGGAGATCGCCCGGCTCCTGGACGCGACGAAGGCCACGCTCCGCCACTGGATCGATCGGCTGCGGCAGGATGCGGGCGGCGAGTTCCCGGAGGGCGTCACCGCCTTCCGCCCCGACATGGCGGTGCACGGCCGCTACGGCAAGCCCTGCCCCGACTGCGGCGCGCCGGTGCAGCGCATCGTGCACGCGGAGAACGAGACCAACTACTGCGCGCGCTGCCAGACCGGCGGCCGCCTCCTGGCCGACCGTGCCCTTTCGCGGCTCCTGCGTCAGGACTGGCCGCGCACGCTCGAGGAGATGGAGGAGCGACGGCGCCGTTGACCGCCGCGGCGGGAGCGGCTCAGCGGGGAGGTGTCAGCGGGCCGCCGACCAGGATGTCGGCCGGCGGAATGCCCTGGAGCGTGACGCGTACCCGCCACGGAGCCGGCCCGGCCTGGGAGAGTGGGAACGAGGCGATGTTCGACGCGATGTCGGCGGAGCCTCCGCCGCCCACCACACCGCCGGTGGAGACGCCGACGCCCGTGCCGACCCCGCTGCCGCCCCCGCCGCTGAACCCCCCGATGCCGAAGCTGAGCCCGACGGGGCTTCCGCCGCTGTAGGGGGCCGGCGTGTACTCGATGGTCTGCGCCTCCAGCACGCCGCCGTCGGGCGTGACGATCTGCGCCCGCTCGAGCCGGCGGCCGCCGCCGTCGATCTCCACGCGCAGCCGGTCACCCACGATCGTGTAGGCCGCCGAGACCGTGGCGCCGGGCGGCTGGACCTCCGGCTTGTACGGCAGGCCCGATGACGCGGACGAGCAGGCCCCGACCGCCGCGGCCAACGCCGCGGCCAGCATCACCGACGCGATCCGGGCGCGCATG
This genomic interval from Candidatus Methylomirabilota bacterium contains the following:
- a CDS encoding HAD-IA family hydrolase, whose translation is MSASRPYDVITFDCYGTLIDWDAGIRGAFERAIAETGDAVSARRALEVYEEVEAEVEAERYRRYREVLVETARRVATRLGWALPESKAGFLPESLPFWIPFPDTNAALERLFKAGYRLGILSNVDDDLLEGTRRHFTVPFDPIVTAQQVGSYKPAPGHFVTARQRLGGARWLHAAQSHFHDVTPARHHGVPTAWINRKRLARGEPRPDRELSTLTELADWLA
- a CDS encoding S9 family peptidase, translated to MWPSPPVAKRVPKVDTVHGDVREDDYFWMREKDDPEVTAYLTAENAYTDAVMKPTEAFQETLYAEMLARIKEDDQTVPYRRRGFFYYSRTEKGKQYPILCRKAGSLEAPEQVMLDLNRLAEGHPFLALGAAAVSDDGRRLAYTTDVTGFREFTLHVKDLETGALLSDRVEKVSALAWAADNQTLFYVTEDEAKRPYQLHRHRLGVAVADLLLEETDALFRLHVGRSRSLAYLFVISGSFTSTEVRFCPADDPAAAWRTILPRERDHEYQVDHGRGPDGDVFYIRTNGGGRRNFRLVVTPVDDTHPGRWRELIAHRDDVMLEEVEVFADHYVVQEREDGLIRLRITEARAGGHHHVEFPEPTYELDADANAEFETGAYRLRYQSLITPASVFDYEIAERRLLLLKQAPVLGGYDPGQYRSERIHAVAADGTRVPISLVRRAEISSDGSSPMLLAGYGAYGFPYPAGFSSNRLSLLDRGVTVAIAHIRGGGEMGKRWHDDGRMMHKRNTFTDFVAAADFLAQSRYTAADRLIIEGGSAGGLLIGAVLNLRPDCASAAILRVPFVDVINTMLDESLPLTVGEFEEWGNPKIREQYDYMRTYCPYTNLAARPYPALLVKTSLNDSQVMYWEPAKYVARLRAIGSAAVPPLFKVNMEAGHGGSSGRYDYLREIAFDYAFVLTHLSAFLRPGLLPAPPDLSAAGD
- a CDS encoding DNA-formamidopyrimidine glycosylase family protein; amino-acid sequence: MPELPDVTVYLEALHGRILGARLLGLRLANPFVLRSVDPAPAEVASRTVTRLRRLGKRLVIVLEGDHFVVIHLMIAGRLHWKESGARVPGKIGLAAFDFSTGTLTLTEAGSKRRAAIHLVRGEAALAEHDPGGIEPLDADVAAFGAALTAESHTLKRALTDPRILSGVGNAYSDEILHRARLSPVRMTRALTEEEIARLLDATKATLRHWIDRLRQDAGGEFPEGVTAFRPDMAVHGRYGKPCPDCGAPVQRIVHAENETNYCARCQTGGRLLADRALSRLLRQDWPRTLEEMEERRRR
- a CDS encoding GatB/YqeY domain-containing protein gives rise to the protein MALEQTLNETLTRAIRARDTKTANVVRMLKTRIQERRTAKGASGEVDDALVLDVIGAYRKQLQKALAEFEKAGERGAAQAADLRFEIAFCEGHLPKTMDDEAVRALVRERIAALGVGDPRQAGRLVGDIMKTHKGQVEAGDVKRIADELLKG
- a CDS encoding phosphotransferase; this translates as MPSTTPSSSRTCPPSCGRGSCPRRPTCPPRATEKIPTAALAPALLDYLRSALPAATLDYAEPPTAISGGYDTRIFGFRLRGAPAAWSGPLVLRVLSPAQDPERALRERAIQNALAGLGYPVPRVLAARADREPLGAGFLVMERAAGRPLLEARPWGVSAALADMHLRLHALDAEILLRALDDEGRAAGGGFDRRAVALGTHLAALERRIGEGALPGLSSGLRWLLDHRPAGGASVICHGDFHPQNLLAVGGRVGAVLDWPNVLVADAECDVAATLVILRLTPIELFPVPSALRPLLAGLRSVMTARYLARYRRTRPLDAARLAYYEAAGCMRGLVRAAEARRAGSDNALDTSSFAERLAARFTRVTGVAVTLPPARG
- a CDS encoding amidase yields the protein MNATDLAYTPATELIPRIRSKALSPVELTRAVLERIEQVNPTINAFCTVTADAALASARAAEDAVMAGGRLGPLHGIPVSIKDLALVQGVPAKFGSHVFAQRVGEVDAPFVRRLREAGAILVGKTTTPEFGWKALGDSPLTGITRNPWNLGMTSGGSSAGAGAAAAAGLGPLHQGSDGAGSIRVPAAFCGIYGLKPTFGRVPMWPVSNTDSVSHVGPMTRTVADAALMLGVMAGPDDWDRQSLDAPPADYAGRLGDGVRGLRVGVSLDLGCLRVDPEIGDVARRAALAFQELGCVVEDAKVSLPDTREMIHLMWNAHYAGNYASFLDRFRSRMDPGLVAALEDGRRYSAEEYVVMRGRKHGYCDAVRALFDTYDLLLTPTVSVAAFEVGRLNPAHYPQHAWDWFPWAGFSYPFNFTGQPAATVPAGFTSTGMPVGLQIVGPRLADLRVLQASAAFEGARPWAQQRPALG